Proteins encoded within one genomic window of Sphaerotilus montanus:
- the secD gene encoding protein translocase subunit SecD yields MNRYPWWKYLILGIAVVVGLLYTLPNFFGEAPAVQVSSARATVKIDAGMVSRVEQAVKAAGLQPDFVQLEGLSVRARLADTDAQLKARDAIVKALNPDPADPSYIVALNLVSRSPQWLTSLHALPMYLGLDLRGGVHFLMQVDMAAALTKKTESLTSDVRTLLRDKSIRHSGINRAGDSIEVRLRDRETLDKARLALTDAQADVAWTEGTDPAELKLTGRIKPEAVRNVGQQALTQNINTLHNRINELGVSEPVIQQQGTDRVVVQLPGVQDVAKAKDIIGRTATLEVRMVDDSAEAQAALTGSGPVPFGTEKFLERGGVPIIVKRQVVLTGENLTDAQAGFDDTQQPAVHLTLDARGSRIFRDVTRESIGKRMAILLFEKGKGEVVTAPVIRSEIGGGRVQISGSMTPMESADTALLLRAGSLAAPMEIIEERLIGPSLGAENITKGFDSVLYGFIAIAIFMSAYYMLFGVFSTLALGVNLLLLVAILSMLQATLTLPGIAAIALVLGMAIDANVLINERVREELRSGTSPQMAIHLGYERAFATILDSNVTTLIAGVALLAFGSGPVRGFAVVHCLGILTSMFSAVFFSRGLVNLWYGRKKKLQGVSIGQVWKPASVPGSSPTTTAVTTPKA; encoded by the coding sequence ATGAATCGCTATCCCTGGTGGAAGTACCTGATCCTCGGCATCGCCGTGGTGGTGGGGCTGCTGTACACCCTGCCCAACTTCTTCGGCGAGGCGCCTGCCGTGCAGGTCTCCAGCGCCCGGGCCACGGTCAAGATCGACGCGGGCATGGTTTCGCGCGTGGAGCAGGCGGTCAAGGCGGCCGGGCTCCAGCCGGACTTCGTCCAGCTCGAAGGGCTGTCGGTGCGGGCCCGTCTGGCCGACACCGACGCGCAGCTCAAGGCGCGTGACGCGATCGTCAAGGCGCTCAATCCCGATCCGGCCGACCCGTCGTACATCGTCGCGCTGAACCTGGTCTCGCGCTCGCCGCAGTGGCTGACCAGCCTGCACGCGCTGCCGATGTACCTGGGTCTGGACCTGCGCGGCGGCGTGCACTTCCTGATGCAGGTCGACATGGCCGCGGCGCTGACCAAGAAGACCGAGTCGCTGACCAGCGACGTGCGCACGCTGCTGCGCGACAAGTCGATCCGCCACAGCGGCATCAACCGCGCCGGCGACAGCATCGAGGTCCGCCTGCGCGACCGCGAGACGCTCGACAAGGCGCGCCTGGCGCTGACCGACGCCCAGGCGGACGTGGCCTGGACCGAAGGCACCGACCCGGCCGAGCTCAAGCTGACCGGCCGCATCAAGCCCGAGGCGGTGCGCAACGTCGGCCAGCAGGCGCTGACGCAGAACATCAACACCCTGCACAACCGGATCAACGAACTCGGCGTGTCCGAGCCGGTGATCCAGCAGCAGGGCACCGACCGCGTGGTCGTGCAGCTGCCCGGCGTGCAGGACGTGGCCAAGGCCAAGGACATCATCGGCCGCACGGCGACACTCGAAGTGCGCATGGTCGACGACAGCGCCGAGGCGCAGGCCGCGCTGACCGGCAGCGGCCCCGTGCCCTTCGGCACCGAGAAGTTCCTGGAGCGCGGCGGCGTGCCCATCATCGTCAAGCGCCAGGTGGTGCTGACGGGCGAGAACCTCACCGACGCGCAGGCCGGTTTCGACGACACCCAGCAGCCCGCCGTCCACCTGACGCTCGATGCCCGCGGCTCGCGCATCTTCCGCGACGTGACGCGCGAGAGCATCGGCAAGCGCATGGCCATCCTGCTGTTCGAGAAGGGCAAGGGCGAGGTCGTGACCGCGCCGGTGATCCGTTCGGAAATCGGTGGGGGCCGCGTGCAGATCTCGGGCTCGATGACGCCGATGGAGTCGGCCGACACCGCGCTGCTGCTGCGTGCCGGCTCCCTGGCTGCGCCGATGGAGATCATCGAGGAGCGCCTGATCGGCCCGAGCCTGGGCGCCGAGAACATCACCAAGGGCTTTGACAGCGTGCTGTACGGCTTCATCGCCATCGCCATCTTCATGTCCGCCTACTACATGCTGTTCGGCGTGTTCTCGACGCTGGCACTGGGCGTGAACCTGCTGCTGCTGGTGGCCATCCTGTCGATGCTGCAGGCCACGCTCACGCTGCCGGGCATCGCCGCCATCGCGCTGGTGCTGGGCATGGCGATCGACGCCAACGTGCTGATCAACGAGCGCGTGCGCGAGGAACTGCGCAGCGGCACCTCGCCGCAGATGGCCATCCACCTCGGCTACGAGCGGGCCTTCGCCACCATCCTGGACTCGAACGTGACGACGCTGATCGCCGGCGTGGCGCTGCTGGCCTTCGGCTCGGGGCCGGTGCGCGGCTTCGCGGTGGTGCATTGCCTGGGCATCCTGACCTCGATGTTCTCGGCCGTGTTCTTCTCGCGCGGGCTGGTCAATCTCTGGTACGGCCGCAAGAAGAAGCTGCAGGGCGTCTCGATCGGTCAGGTCTGGAAGCCGGCGTCCGTGCCGGGTTCCTCGCCGACCACGACCGCCGTCACCACCCCCAAGGCCTGA
- the secF gene encoding protein translocase subunit SecF gives MEFFRFRRDIPFMRHALVFNVISFVTFALAVFFLFTRGLHLSIEFTGGTVIETEYAQSADIAKVRSTVEAMNFGEVQVQKFGTSRDVLIRLPLRGDVKQSEVVGRVYAQLCAAEGGLLKPVQTTTPKGETISRQACEAGSGATATEPLKLTRSEFVGPQVGKELAEDGLKALAFVVAGIMIYLAVRFEWKFAVAAIIANLHDVIIILGFFAFFQWEFSLAVLAAVLAVLGYSVNESVVIFDRIREAFRKFRKMTTSEVIDHAITSTMSRTIITHGSTQMMVLSMLLFGGPTLHYFALALTIGILFGIYSSVFVAAAIAMWLGVKREDLIGNVRKDQDPNDPNSGAVV, from the coding sequence ATGGAATTCTTCCGTTTCCGGCGCGACATCCCGTTCATGCGGCATGCGCTGGTGTTCAACGTCATCTCCTTCGTCACCTTCGCGCTGGCGGTGTTCTTCCTGTTCACGCGCGGGTTGCACCTGTCGATCGAGTTCACGGGCGGCACGGTCATCGAGACCGAGTACGCCCAGAGCGCCGACATCGCCAAGGTGCGCTCGACCGTCGAGGCGATGAACTTCGGCGAGGTGCAGGTGCAGAAGTTCGGCACCTCGCGCGACGTGCTGATCCGCCTGCCGCTGCGGGGCGATGTCAAGCAGTCCGAGGTGGTGGGCCGCGTCTACGCGCAGCTCTGTGCCGCCGAGGGTGGCCTGCTCAAGCCGGTGCAGACCACCACGCCCAAGGGCGAGACCATCAGCCGCCAGGCCTGCGAGGCCGGCTCCGGCGCCACCGCCACCGAGCCGCTCAAGCTGACCCGCAGCGAGTTCGTCGGCCCGCAGGTCGGCAAGGAGCTCGCCGAGGACGGGCTCAAGGCGCTGGCCTTCGTGGTCGCCGGCATCATGATCTATCTGGCCGTGCGCTTCGAGTGGAAGTTCGCGGTCGCCGCGATCATCGCCAACCTGCACGACGTGATCATCATCCTGGGCTTCTTTGCCTTCTTCCAGTGGGAGTTCTCGCTGGCGGTGCTGGCGGCGGTGCTGGCGGTGCTGGGCTACTCGGTCAACGAGTCGGTGGTGATCTTCGACCGGATCCGCGAGGCCTTCCGCAAGTTCCGCAAGATGACGACGTCCGAGGTCATCGACCACGCCATCACCAGCACGATGAGCCGCACGATCATCACGCACGGCTCGACGCAGATGATGGTGCTGTCGATGCTGCTGTTCGGCGGCCCGACGCTGCACTACTTCGCCCTGGCGCTGACGATCGGCATCCTGTTCGGCATCTACTCGTCGGTGTTCGTGGCCGCGGCCATCGCGATGTGGCTGGGTGTCAAGCGTGAGGATCTGATCGGCAACGTCCGCAAGGACCAGGATCCGAACGATCCGAATTCAGGCGCAGTGGTCTGA